In the Chitinophagaceae bacterium genome, one interval contains:
- a CDS encoding Maf family nucleotide pyrophosphatase, whose product MKLQYPLVLASTSPQRKYLLEQMKVPFILFTKPIDEDFPNTLEQEKVAEYLAIKKNNAYQTEFQDHLILTADSIVLCKNKILNKPENLEEGIRMLTFLSGTIHSVITSVCLSLNGVFTVVSSQTRVHLCKFSPSEIEYYVKHFHPFDKAGGYAIQEWIGLIGVKKISGSYTNIVGLPTDIVYKLLQKYRI is encoded by the coding sequence ATGAAACTCCAGTATCCACTTGTTTTAGCATCTACTTCTCCCCAAAGGAAGTATCTTTTGGAACAAATGAAAGTTCCATTTATTCTTTTTACAAAACCAATTGATGAGGATTTTCCAAATACTTTGGAACAAGAAAAAGTAGCAGAATACTTAGCTATAAAAAAAAATAATGCCTACCAAACGGAATTCCAAGACCATCTTATATTAACCGCAGATAGCATCGTGCTTTGTAAAAACAAGATATTGAACAAGCCTGAGAACTTGGAAGAAGGCATTCGTATGCTTACCTTCCTTTCAGGTACGATTCACTCTGTGATTACATCGGTTTGCTTGTCTCTCAACGGAGTTTTCACAGTAGTGTCTTCGCAGACAAGGGTTCATCTTTGCAAATTTTCTCCTTCGGAAATAGAATATTATGTAAAGCATTTTCATCCATTTGATAAGGCAGGTGGATATGCAATTCAGGAGTGGATTGGGCTTATTGGAGTCAAAAAAATAAGCGGTTCTTATACCAATATAGTAGGTCTACCAACAGATATTGTGTATAAACTTTTACAAAAATACCGCATATAA
- a CDS encoding chalcone isomerase family protein codes for MKTQIIIVFFALSSPFISAAQKIIHDIKIEDKLSIEGQHLTLNGAGTRVKMFMDFYVGSLYVTHKSEDGKAIASSNKAMAIKIDIVSGLISSERMISAIHEGFEASTGGKTSPLQEYITTFITFFQEPIMKRDVFIILYVPNTGVSVYKNGVKKGTIKDNSDFKKALFEIWLGDGAIDKNLKREMLGK; via the coding sequence ATGAAAACACAAATTATTATAGTATTTTTTGCATTATCATCTCCTTTTATATCCGCAGCACAAAAAATAATACACGATATAAAAATAGAAGATAAACTTTCCATAGAAGGACAACATTTAACATTAAACGGTGCGGGAACGCGAGTGAAAATGTTTATGGATTTTTATGTAGGTTCTCTCTATGTAACTCACAAATCAGAAGATGGAAAAGCAATTGCATCGTCAAATAAAGCTATGGCAATAAAAATAGACATTGTATCGGGCTTAATTTCATCTGAAAGAATGATTTCTGCTATCCATGAAGGTTTTGAAGCATCAACAGGAGGAAAGACATCTCCATTACAAGAATACATTACTACATTCATTACCTTCTTTCAAGAGCCAATAATGAAACGTGATGTTTTTATCATCCTTTATGTACCAAATACAGGGGTTTCTGTTTATAAAAATGGGGTAAAAAAAGGAACTATTAAGGATAATTCTGATTTCAAAAAAGCTTTATTTGAAATTTGGTTAGGAGATGGTGCTATTGATAAAAACTTAAAAAGAGAAATGTTAGGAAAATAA